One Lacunisphaera limnophila DNA window includes the following coding sequences:
- the nifJ gene encoding pyruvate:ferredoxin (flavodoxin) oxidoreductase: protein MALGNCCGGKRPHLRYADRVISPRPVTTATLDANEAVASVAYRLSELFAIYPITPSSPMGEWVDEWAAKHKTNLWGHVPEVVEMQSEGGAAGALHGALQSGALASSFTASQGLLLMIPNLYKIAGELHPFALHVTARALATHALSIFGDHSDVMACRGTGCAMLCSGSVQEAQDFALITHAATLATRVPFIHFFDGFRTSHEVGKIALLSDDDLRALLDERHIAAFRENALTPDRPSIRGTAQNPDVFFQAREACNPFHDRVAATVQDLFDEFAVRTGRAYKLFDYEGHPEAEQVIIVMGSGGETAAETAAWLNTHGRRTGVLRVRLYRPFDATALLAALPRTVRRIAVLDRTKEPGALAEPLHLDVATALLEAGRTDITLIGGRYGLGSKEFTPAMVRAVFDELKVENPRRRFTVGINDDVTRLSLTYGAEIDIEPAGTRRAVFYGLGADGTVGANKNSIKIIGEGTALNAQGYFVYDSKKSGAMTVSHLRFGPGAIRAPYLIDRAEFVAVHHFPFIEKLDVLKQAAPGATLLLNVATPPDKVWDRLPREVQEKVIALKLELHSIDAYAVARAAGMGGQINTVMQTCFFALSGVLPRDEAIAAIKYAIRKTYGRKGEAVVAKNEAAVDAALASLHRIAIPAAVTATLGRPPIVPAGAPDFVQRVTAVMLAGDGDSLPVSAFPPNGTWPVATARWEKRGIAQELPVWDADLCIQCNKCVLVCPHAAIRAGVCPIADMASAPATYKHAKLRSNDLPGYAYTIQVAGEDCTGCTLCAKVCPARDKSDLGRKALMMAPAAPIRDAERDNFDFFLKLPPAPAALLQDTVKGTQFREPLIEFSGACAGCGETPYLKLLTQLYGDRLYIANATGCSSIYGGNLPTTPYSVNAQGRGPAWSNSLFEDNAEYGLGMRAGVDQLVAQAWRLLDELAPSLPPAVVAGLKAADQSKETGIAVARGLLVDLEAALATINDSRARLLAQLAAYLVRKSVWIVGGDGWAYDIGFGGLDHVLASGRKVNILVLDTEVYSNTGGQRSKSTPLGAIAKFSAAGKDTEKKDLALIAASYGGVYVARVAFGAKDSQTVQAFIEAEAHPGPSLIIAYSHCIAHGYSMANGLDQQKLAVETGCWPLFRHNPSRAAEGKPVTVLDSAPPKHPLSTYTRNELRFQALHQSDPERARELAGRAQEAVTRRFAHYQHLAGEGAAPPTPPATPAAVVPPAAKPSTPAA, encoded by the coding sequence GATCGCGGGTGAACTGCACCCCTTCGCCCTACATGTCACGGCCCGCGCGCTGGCCACGCATGCGCTCTCGATCTTCGGCGACCATTCCGACGTGATGGCCTGCCGCGGGACCGGCTGTGCCATGCTCTGCTCCGGCTCGGTGCAGGAGGCGCAGGACTTCGCCCTGATCACGCACGCCGCGACCCTGGCGACCCGCGTGCCTTTCATCCATTTCTTCGACGGCTTCCGCACCTCGCATGAGGTGGGCAAGATCGCGCTGCTCTCGGACGACGACCTGCGCGCGCTCCTGGATGAGCGGCACATCGCGGCGTTCCGCGAGAACGCGCTCACCCCCGATCGTCCCTCGATCCGCGGCACGGCGCAGAATCCCGACGTGTTCTTCCAGGCCCGAGAGGCCTGCAACCCCTTCCATGACCGCGTGGCCGCGACGGTGCAGGACCTCTTCGACGAGTTCGCCGTGCGCACCGGCCGCGCCTACAAGCTGTTCGACTACGAGGGCCACCCCGAGGCCGAGCAGGTGATCATCGTCATGGGCTCCGGCGGCGAGACCGCCGCCGAGACCGCCGCCTGGCTCAACACCCACGGCCGCCGCACCGGCGTGCTGCGCGTGCGGCTCTACCGGCCCTTCGATGCCACCGCCCTGCTGGCCGCGCTGCCGCGCACCGTGCGCCGCATCGCCGTGCTCGACCGCACCAAGGAACCGGGTGCGCTCGCCGAGCCGCTGCATCTCGACGTCGCGACCGCGCTCCTCGAGGCCGGCCGCACCGACATCACCCTGATCGGCGGCCGCTATGGCCTGGGCTCGAAGGAATTCACGCCGGCGATGGTCCGCGCGGTGTTCGACGAGCTGAAGGTGGAGAACCCGCGGCGCCGCTTCACCGTCGGCATCAACGACGATGTCACCCGTCTCTCGCTGACCTACGGGGCCGAGATCGACATCGAGCCCGCCGGCACGCGCCGCGCGGTCTTCTACGGGCTCGGCGCCGACGGCACCGTCGGGGCGAACAAGAATTCCATCAAGATCATCGGCGAGGGCACCGCGCTCAACGCCCAGGGCTACTTCGTCTATGATTCGAAGAAGAGCGGCGCCATGACCGTCTCGCACCTACGCTTCGGCCCCGGTGCGATCCGCGCGCCCTACCTGATTGACCGCGCCGAATTCGTCGCGGTGCACCACTTCCCCTTCATCGAGAAACTCGACGTGCTCAAGCAGGCCGCGCCCGGCGCCACCCTGCTGCTCAACGTGGCCACCCCGCCGGACAAGGTCTGGGATCGCCTCCCGCGCGAGGTGCAGGAGAAGGTGATCGCGCTCAAGCTCGAGCTCCACTCGATCGACGCCTACGCCGTGGCCCGCGCCGCCGGCATGGGCGGGCAGATCAACACGGTGATGCAGACCTGTTTCTTCGCCCTCTCCGGCGTCCTGCCGCGGGACGAGGCCATCGCCGCCATCAAGTACGCCATCCGCAAGACCTACGGCCGCAAGGGCGAGGCGGTCGTGGCCAAGAACGAGGCCGCGGTCGACGCCGCGCTGGCCTCCCTGCACCGGATCGCGATCCCCGCGGCGGTCACGGCCACCCTCGGCCGCCCGCCCATCGTGCCCGCTGGCGCCCCTGATTTTGTCCAACGCGTCACGGCCGTCATGCTGGCCGGCGACGGCGACAGCCTGCCCGTCAGCGCCTTCCCGCCCAACGGCACCTGGCCGGTGGCCACGGCCCGCTGGGAGAAGCGCGGCATCGCGCAGGAGCTGCCGGTGTGGGACGCGGACCTTTGCATCCAGTGTAACAAGTGTGTCTTGGTGTGTCCCCATGCGGCGATCCGGGCCGGTGTATGCCCGATCGCCGACATGGCGAGCGCGCCCGCGACCTACAAGCACGCGAAACTCCGCTCGAACGACTTGCCCGGCTACGCCTACACCATCCAGGTGGCGGGCGAGGACTGCACCGGCTGCACGCTCTGCGCCAAGGTCTGCCCGGCACGCGACAAGTCCGACCTCGGCCGCAAGGCCCTGATGATGGCCCCGGCCGCGCCGATCCGCGACGCCGAACGCGACAACTTCGACTTCTTCCTGAAGCTGCCGCCGGCCCCGGCCGCACTGCTGCAGGATACCGTGAAGGGCACGCAGTTCCGCGAGCCGCTCATCGAGTTCTCCGGCGCCTGCGCCGGCTGCGGCGAGACGCCCTACCTGAAGCTGCTCACCCAGCTTTACGGCGACCGGCTCTACATCGCCAACGCCACCGGCTGCTCCTCCATCTACGGCGGCAACCTCCCGACGACCCCCTACAGCGTCAACGCGCAGGGTCGCGGCCCGGCCTGGTCCAACTCGCTCTTCGAGGACAACGCCGAATACGGCCTCGGCATGCGCGCCGGCGTCGACCAGCTCGTCGCCCAGGCCTGGCGCTTGCTTGACGAACTCGCGCCGTCGCTGCCCCCCGCCGTCGTCGCGGGCCTGAAGGCCGCCGACCAGTCCAAGGAGACCGGCATCGCCGTCGCTCGAGGCCTGCTCGTGGACCTCGAGGCCGCGCTCGCCACGATCAACGACAGCCGCGCCCGCCTGCTGGCGCAGCTCGCCGCCTACCTCGTCCGGAAATCCGTGTGGATCGTCGGCGGGGACGGCTGGGCCTACGACATCGGCTTCGGCGGCCTCGACCACGTCCTGGCGAGCGGCCGCAAGGTGAACATCCTCGTGCTCGACACGGAGGTGTACTCCAACACCGGTGGCCAGCGCTCGAAGTCCACCCCGCTCGGCGCCATCGCCAAGTTCAGCGCCGCGGGCAAGGACACCGAGAAGAAGGACCTGGCCCTGATCGCCGCCAGCTACGGCGGGGTTTATGTCGCCCGCGTCGCCTTCGGTGCGAAGGACAGCCAGACCGTCCAGGCCTTTATCGAGGCCGAGGCGCACCCCGGCCCCTCGCTGATCATCGCCTACTCGCACTGCATCGCGCACGGGTACTCGATGGCCAACGGCCTCGACCAGCAGAAGCTGGCCGTCGAGACCGGCTGCTGGCCGCTCTTCCGGCACAACCCCTCGCGGGCCGCCGAGGGCAAGCCGGTCACCGTCCTCGATTCCGCGCCGCCGAAGCACCCGCTGAGCACCTACACGCGCAACGAGCTCCGCTTCCAGGCGCTGCACCAGTCCGACCCCGAGCGCGCCCGCGAACTCGCCGGCCGCGCACAGGAGGCGGTCACGCGCCGCTTCGCCCACTACCAGCATCTCGCCGGTGAGGGGGCTGCACCCCCGACACCACCCGCGACTCCGGCCGCCGTGGTGCCGCCCGCCGCCAAACCCTCAACGCCCGCCGCATGA
- a CDS encoding dihydroorotate dehydrogenase-like protein yields the protein MNLTTTYLGLKLANPLLPGASPLVDNMDSVRRLQDAGAPAIVMHSLYAEQLEGNAVAFDRHLGRWQDSFAEATTMFPETGDYRLGPDEYLERLGCIKRVTGLPVIASLNGNQPGSWTDYAKLMEQAGADAIELNTYFLATQMSVSGPDLEQRLMDIVRAVRSNVRIPIAVKLSSFYTSVAHLAGGLEKEKVDGLVLFNRFFQPEIDTETLEVRPHLDLSTAEDLRLRLRWLGLLRDQVKLNLSCSGGVQRSDDVVKAILAGADTVQTVAALLRHGPGEFARLLAGLRQWMEEHEYDSVTKMRGALSLKRCADPEAYERGNYLRSMQLWRE from the coding sequence ATGAACCTGACGACCACCTATCTCGGGCTCAAGCTGGCCAACCCGCTCCTCCCCGGCGCCTCGCCGCTGGTGGACAACATGGACAGCGTGCGCCGGCTGCAGGATGCCGGCGCGCCCGCCATCGTGATGCACTCGCTCTACGCAGAGCAGCTGGAGGGCAACGCGGTGGCCTTTGACCGCCACCTGGGCCGCTGGCAGGACAGCTTCGCCGAGGCCACGACGATGTTCCCCGAGACCGGCGACTACCGCCTGGGCCCGGACGAGTATCTCGAGCGGCTCGGCTGCATCAAGCGCGTGACCGGACTGCCGGTCATCGCCTCGCTCAACGGCAACCAACCCGGCTCGTGGACCGACTACGCGAAGCTGATGGAACAGGCCGGCGCCGACGCGATCGAGCTCAACACGTACTTCCTCGCGACGCAGATGAGCGTCAGCGGGCCCGACTTGGAACAGCGCCTCATGGACATCGTGCGCGCCGTCCGCAGCAACGTCCGCATCCCCATCGCGGTGAAACTCTCCTCCTTCTACACCTCGGTCGCGCATCTCGCCGGCGGGCTGGAGAAGGAGAAGGTGGACGGCCTCGTGCTGTTCAACCGGTTTTTCCAGCCTGAGATCGACACCGAGACCCTCGAGGTCCGGCCGCATCTCGACCTGTCGACCGCCGAGGACCTGCGCCTGCGCCTGCGCTGGCTGGGCCTGTTGCGCGACCAGGTGAAGCTGAACCTTTCCTGCAGCGGCGGGGTGCAGCGGTCCGACGATGTGGTGAAGGCGATCCTCGCCGGCGCCGACACCGTGCAGACCGTCGCGGCCCTCCTGCGGCACGGCCCGGGCGAATTCGCCCGGTTGCTCGCCGGCCTCCGCCAGTGGATGGAGGAGCATGAGTACGATTCCGTCACCAAGATGCGCGGCGCGCTCAGCCTGAAGCGGTGCGCCGACCCCGAGGCCTACGAGCGGGGCAACTACCTAAGGAGCATGCAACTCTGGCGCGAATAA
- a CDS encoding aldose epimerase family protein: MSSLPSITSAPFGPLADGRATTLYTLVNARGARADITDYGAIVVRLFMPDRAGRLDDIVLGYNSVTDYVRSSPYFGAIVGRFGNRIAHGRFTLDGQTYPLATNNTPGNLPCHLHGGNVGFDKVLWSATPAVVDGAPTLTLQYRSPDGEEGYPGNLDVTAVYTLGHDNSLRVDYRATTDRATPVNLTQHSYFNLQGEGRGDILDHQLQLHASHVTPVNAGLIPTGRIAPVAGTPFDFTTPQRIGDRVDAPDEQLQFAGGYDHNWVLDSQSGQLALAATASEPTSGRTMQVWTQEPGVQFYGGNFLDGSAVGKSGQPYGRRSGFCLETQHYPDSPNQPAFPSTILRPGQTYRTSTVFKFSAR; this comes from the coding sequence ATGTCTTCCCTCCCGTCCATCACCTCTGCCCCCTTCGGCCCGCTCGCCGATGGTCGCGCCACCACGCTCTACACGCTCGTCAACGCCCGCGGGGCGCGCGCCGACATCACCGACTACGGCGCCATCGTCGTGCGCCTGTTCATGCCGGATCGCGCCGGCCGGCTGGACGACATCGTGCTGGGCTACAATTCCGTGACGGACTATGTCCGCAGCAGCCCCTACTTCGGCGCCATCGTCGGCCGCTTCGGCAACCGCATCGCCCACGGCCGCTTCACCCTCGATGGCCAGACCTACCCGCTCGCCACCAACAACACCCCCGGCAACCTGCCCTGCCATCTTCACGGCGGCAACGTTGGCTTCGACAAGGTGCTCTGGTCCGCCACCCCCGCCGTCGTCGACGGCGCCCCCACCCTCACGCTGCAGTACCGCAGCCCCGACGGCGAGGAAGGCTACCCGGGCAACCTCGACGTCACGGCCGTCTACACGCTCGGCCATGACAACTCGCTGCGCGTCGACTACCGGGCCACGACCGACCGCGCCACCCCGGTCAACCTCACGCAGCACTCCTATTTCAATCTCCAGGGCGAAGGCCGCGGCGACATCCTCGATCACCAGCTCCAACTCCACGCGAGCCACGTCACGCCGGTCAACGCCGGCCTGATCCCCACCGGCCGGATCGCCCCCGTCGCCGGCACCCCGTTTGATTTCACCACCCCGCAGCGCATCGGCGATCGCGTGGACGCGCCGGACGAGCAGCTGCAATTCGCCGGCGGCTACGACCACAACTGGGTCCTCGACAGCCAATCCGGCCAGCTCGCCCTCGCTGCCACCGCCTCGGAACCCACCTCCGGCCGCACGATGCAGGTCTGGACGCAGGAGCCCGGCGTCCAGTTCTACGGCGGCAACTTTCTCGACGGCTCCGCCGTCGGCAAAAGCGGCCAGCCCTACGGTCGGCGCTCCGGCTTCTGCCTCGAGACGCAGCATTACCCCGACTCGCCCAACCAGCCCGCCTTCCCCAGCACGATCCTGCGTCCCGGCCAGACGTACCGGACGAGCACCGTCTTCAAATTCTCGGCCCGTTGA
- a CDS encoding sugar ABC transporter ATP-binding protein, with product MPFLEFSGITKRFPGVLALDGVGFTVEKGTCHALIGENGAGKSTLGKILAGVHTADGGEIRLDGRAIAPTDPLDARGLGIAMVHQELAFCPNLSVAENLCLGDLPRRAGFVQRGELRARAAAMLATIGADIDPAAIIGTLSTGREQLVQIAAAVGTGAKVIVMDEPTSSLSAAETADLFKLVRDLKARGITLIYVSHRIEELFALCDNITVLRDGKHVATEKIAETTPHRVVTQMIGRELLIATPNHLAREPGAERLRVESLSSPGQFSDINLTVRAGEIVGLAGIVGAGRSETVQAIMGLDPAATGTITVDGKLLRPGSIDAALAVGVGLVPEDRKRQGLVLGLNCRENTALATLPALSRFGWVNRGAEHTLTQRYSQRLRVKAPSLESITAGLSGGNQQKIALAKWLARSCDVLLIDEPTRGVDVGAKAEIYQLLDELACEGKALLVVSSELPELIGLCRRILVMRNGSLAGEVARADFSEAALMRLMAGVAAA from the coding sequence GTGCCCTTCCTCGAATTCAGCGGGATTACCAAGCGCTTCCCCGGCGTGCTCGCGCTCGACGGGGTCGGCTTCACCGTGGAAAAGGGCACCTGCCACGCCCTCATCGGCGAGAACGGCGCGGGCAAGAGCACGCTCGGCAAGATCCTCGCCGGCGTGCACACCGCCGACGGCGGCGAGATCCGTCTCGACGGCCGCGCCATCGCCCCGACCGACCCGCTCGACGCCCGCGGGCTCGGCATCGCGATGGTGCACCAGGAACTCGCGTTCTGCCCCAACCTGAGCGTCGCCGAGAACCTCTGCCTCGGCGACCTGCCCCGCCGCGCCGGCTTCGTGCAGCGCGGCGAGCTCCGCGCCCGCGCCGCGGCCATGCTCGCCACCATCGGCGCCGACATCGACCCCGCCGCCATCATCGGCACCCTCTCCACCGGCCGCGAACAGCTCGTGCAGATCGCCGCCGCCGTCGGCACCGGCGCCAAGGTCATCGTCATGGACGAGCCCACCAGCTCCCTCTCCGCCGCCGAGACCGCCGACCTCTTCAAGCTCGTGCGCGACCTGAAAGCCCGCGGCATCACGCTCATCTACGTCTCCCACCGTATTGAGGAACTCTTTGCCCTCTGTGACAACATCACCGTCCTGCGCGACGGCAAACACGTCGCCACCGAGAAGATCGCTGAAACCACCCCGCACCGCGTCGTCACCCAGATGATCGGCCGCGAGCTGCTCATCGCCACGCCGAATCACCTCGCCCGCGAACCCGGCGCCGAGCGCCTGCGCGTGGAGTCCCTTTCCTCCCCCGGACAATTTTCAGATATCAACCTCACCGTCCGCGCGGGCGAGATCGTCGGCCTCGCCGGCATCGTCGGCGCCGGCCGCAGCGAGACGGTGCAGGCCATCATGGGCCTCGACCCCGCGGCCACCGGTACGATCACCGTCGATGGCAAGCTCCTCCGCCCCGGCTCGATCGACGCCGCGCTCGCCGTCGGCGTCGGCCTCGTGCCCGAGGACCGCAAGCGCCAGGGCCTCGTGCTCGGCCTCAACTGCCGCGAGAACACCGCCCTCGCCACCCTGCCCGCCCTGTCGCGCTTCGGCTGGGTCAACCGCGGCGCCGAGCACACGCTCACCCAGCGCTACAGCCAGCGCCTGCGGGTGAAGGCTCCTTCCCTCGAATCCATCACCGCCGGCCTCAGCGGCGGCAACCAGCAGAAGATCGCCCTCGCGAAGTGGCTGGCCCGCTCCTGCGACGTCCTCCTGATCGACGAGCCCACGCGCGGCGTCGATGTCGGCGCCAAGGCCGAGATCTACCAGCTCCTCGACGAACTCGCCTGCGAGGGCAAGGCCCTGCTCGTCGTCTCCTCCGAGCTGCCCGAGCTCATCGGCCTCTGCCGCCGCATCCTCGTGATGCGCAACGGCAGCCTCGCCGGCGAAGTCGCCCGCGCCGACTTCAGCGAAGCCGCCCTCATGCGCCTGATGGCCGGCGTCGCCGCCGCCTGA